One region of Quercus lobata isolate SW786 chromosome 2, ValleyOak3.0 Primary Assembly, whole genome shotgun sequence genomic DNA includes:
- the LOC115974044 gene encoding UPF0481 protein At3g47200-like produces the protein MKQLEIEEIQGEAGHSSENENQHEGLVNEIIAMFERLEPSLSSECCIYRVPYHIRRVNEEAYTPQVISIGPFHYNSTRLKPKKNHKVRYLKSLMHRAKPEIHLKTLVSSIKWMEESIRRCYSETIQLSSNDFVKMILVDAGFILELFIREFERRNWESDDPMLVEGWLLSTVWRDLVLLENQLPFFVIEKLFQVAFPFKSGSYLIELTFHFFREMNFQNKSPLSNVKIKHFTDLFRTFMLPPSDRLPEAGNMKVKLLYSATQLNEAGVKLKVSPSKCLLDLKFTNGVLEIPQFPIYDTAEALTRNVIAFELYHYGESIAYITHYYYMLHSLINTTKDMDLLCDKEIVVNYQGDNNAMTSIVNNLHTNIIWVGLNSDYCHLCENLNVFYKDHWHRWKAMLMRDYFSTPWRTASTIAAAILLVLTLIQTVSSIIQVA, from the coding sequence ATGAAGCAATTAGAGATTGAGGAAATTCAAGGAGAAGCAGGCCATtcaagtgaaaatgaaaatcaaCATGAAGGGTTGGTGAATGAAATCATAGCAATGTTTGAAAGGTTGGAGCCTTCATTATCATCAGAGTGTTGTATATACAGGGTTCCGTATCATATTCGCAGAGTGAATGAAGAGGCCTACACTCCTCAGGTAATTTCAATTGGCCCTTTTCACTACAATAGCACAAGAttgaaaccaaagaaaaatcataaggtAAGATACTTAAAGAGTCTCATGCACCGAGCTAAGCCTGAGATACACTTGAAGACATTAGTGAGCAGTATAAAGTGGATGGAAGAAAGCATTCGTCGTTGCTATTCAGAGACTATCCAGCTTAGTAGCAatgattttgtaaaaatgattttgGTGGATGCAGGCTTCATTCTTGAGCTTTTTATCAGAGAATTTGAGAGAAGAAATTGGGAAAGTGACGATCCTATGTTAGTTGAAGGATGGCTGCTTTCAACGGTTTGGCGTGACTTGGTATTACTTGAAAATCAACTTCCATTCTTTGTTATTGAGAAATTATTCCAAGTTGCATTTCCCTTTAAGTCAGGCTCTTATTTAATTGAGCTTACTTTTCATTTCTTTAGAGAAATGAATTTTCAGAACAAAAGCCCTCTTTCCAATGTGAAAATAAAACACTTCACAGATCTTTTTAGAACCTTTATGCTACCTCCATCTGACaggctaccagaagcaggcaATATGAAGGTTAAACTTTTGTACTCTGCAACCCAGCTGAATGAGGCAGGAGTAAAGTTAAAGGTGAGTCCAAGCAAATGCTTACTTGACTTGAAGTTCACAAATGGAGTTTTGGAAATCCCACAGTTCCCTATATACGATACCGCAGAAGCTTTGACTCGAAACGTTATAGCATTTGAGCTATATCATTATGGGGAAAGTATTGCATATATTACACATTACTATTACATGCTTCATTCCCTTATCAATACTACCAAAGATATGGATTTACTTTGCGACAAGGAAATCGTGGTTAATTACCAAGGTGACAACAATGCAATGACTTCTATTGTAAACAATCTTCACACAAATATCATATGGGTAGGTTTGAACTCTGATTACTGTCATCTCTGTGAAAATTTGAATGTCTTCTACAAGGACCATTGGCATAGATGGAAGGCAATGTTAATGCGTGATTATTTTAGCACTCCTTGGAGAACTGCTTCGACCATTGCTGCTGCCATCCTTCTAGTGCTTACTCTAATACAAACTGTATCCTCAATCATCCAAGTAGCATAG
- the LOC115974046 gene encoding receptor-like protein 7 — translation MASSLYCLKFVYLLSFLSTIHLVAVPSFSFVQPLCHGHERSYLLQFKESFAIINNKSISFDPSAYPKVASWTLEGNNSDCCSWDGVECDKSNGHVIGLDLNSSYLYGSINSSSSLFNLVHLQRLNLADNHFNHSQIPSTVSNLSKLTYLNLTNSTFSGQIPLELSQLSQMSSLDLSYNHLEIKNPSLGRLVENLTCLENLDLSLVSIISIVPNILANLSSLTSLRLYDCKLHGEFPVGIFKLPNLRVLNVRKNKGLTGYLPDFQWKSPLEEMILANTSFSGKLPASVGNLGSLTEIDMRRCNFSGLIPSSLGNLTNLNYLDLSLNTFEGHIPSSFGNLIKLSFLHLAENELNGTIPFKLANLTQLTHLFLYYNHLSGQIPFGLMNLTKLSSLGLAGNHFAGEIPSSIFNLENLEALDLSANNFAGVVEFDKFVKLRKLTSLHLSDCGVSLIINETSDNTTLTKFQNLGLGSCNLSKFPNYLANQDELKWLHLATNNIHGQVPEWFWNVSKENLEVIDLSENFLTSLGQYPVPLPWTRLAILDITSNRLQGSLPIPSFSTLEYHVSNNSFTGKISELICNMSSLQVLDLSINNLSGSLPQCLHNFGDSLLILDLRRNTFEGSIPQTWTNGSKLLMINFSQNKFQGLLPRSLAKCIMLKALDFSNNQFNDTFPSWLGNLPNLKLLILRSNKLYGPISTHKAKYKFPSLQIFDLSYNSFTGSLPLKFFQYSNSSRFDSASHLTYIEVNSSFIVQNSFQNYLWNLQYSYPMIMTNKGVVTDYKKVQEFFIALDFSSNRFDGDILESIGNLNLKGLCLLNLSNNILIGHIPQSLKNLVNLESLDLSQNKLFGEIPQQLTQLTFLESFNVSHNHLVGPIPQGKQFNTFPSNSFEGNPRLCGSPLTKKCESSEVSLPSPTTPEESKDLGSPFQFGWKIVLIGYGFGLVVGVIIGQVVSARNHDWLIKTFGMRKLVRRLI, via the coding sequence ATGGCGTCCTCTTtgtattgtttaaaatttgtgtaCTTGCTTTCTTTCCTCTCAACTATTCATCTCGTTGCCGTTCCCTCATTTTCCTTTGTGCAACCTCTTTGCCATGGTCACGAAAGGTCTTATTTGTTGCAATTTAAGGAAAGCTTTGccatcatcaacaacaagtCTATTTCCTTTGATCCATCAGCTTATCCCAAGGTTGCTTCCTGGACATTAGAAGGAAACAATAGTGACTGCTGCTCATGGGATGGGGTAGAGTGTGATAAGTCCAATGGCCATGTCATTGGTCTTGACCTCAATAGCAGCTATCTCTACGGTTCAATTAACTCTAGCAGCAGCCTTTTCAATCTTGTTCATCTCCAAAGGCTTAATCTTGCTGACAATCATTTTAACCACTCTCAAATTCCATCCACAGTTTCCAATCTATCCAAACTAACATATCTCAATCTCACTAATTCTACTTTTTCTGGTCAAATCCCATTAGAACTCTCACAATTGTCCCAAATGTCATCCCTCGATCTTTCTTACAACCATTTGGAAATCAAGAATCCAAGTCTAGGACGTTTAGTTGAAAATTTAACCTGCCTAGAAAATCTTGATTTGAGTTTGGTGAGCATAATATCCATTGTGCCTAATATCTTGGCAAATTTGTCTTCTTTAACTTCCCTTCGTCTCTATGACTGCAAATTGCATGGGGAATTTCCAGTAGGCATCTTTAAACTTCCAAATTTACGAGTTCTTAATGTGCGGAAAAATAAAGGTCTCACCGGTTATCTGCCTGACTTTCAATGGAAGAGTCCCCTAGAGGAAATGATCCTCGCAAACACAAGTTTCTCAGGTAAGCTACCTGCATCAGTAGGAAACCTTGGCTCTTTGACTGAAATTGATATGAGGAGGTGCAACTTTTCTGGGCTAATTCCATCTTCTCTTGGTAACCTCACAAATCTAAATTATCTGGATCTTTCACTTAACACTTTCGAGGGCCACATTCCATCTTCCTTTGGAAACCTCATCAAACTTTCTTTTCTGCACCTTGCCGAAAATGAACTGAATGGTACAATCCCTTTTAAGCTTGCAAACTTGACACAACTGACTCACCTTTTTCTATATTATAATCATCTTTCAGGTCAAATCCCTTTTGGGCTCATGAACCTCACAAAATTATCTTCCTTGGGCCTTGCGGGCAACCACTTTGCAGGCGAAATTCCAAGCTCAATCTTTAACCTTGAAAATCTTGAAGCTCTTGACCTTTCCGCAAACAACTTTGCTGGCGTTGTGGAGTTTGACAAGTTTGTTAAGCTCAGAAAACTAACTTCCTTGCATCTATCTGATTGTGGAGTGTCATTAATTATTAATGAAACTAGTGACAATACAACTCTTACAAAGTTCCAAAATTTAGGTCTCGGTTCGTGCAACTTGAGCAAGTTTCCAAACTACCTAGCAAACCAAGATGAACTAAAATGGCTACACCTCGCGACCAACAACATTCATGGACAAGTACCGGAATGGTTTTGGAACGTGAGTAAAGAAAATTTAGAGGTTATCGACCTTTCTGAAAACTTTCTTACAAGCCTCGGTCAATATCCAGTTCCTCTTCCTTGGACCCGTCTAGCCATTTTAGACATCACTTCTAACAGGCTCCAAGGATCACTTCCAATTCCATCCTTCTCCACCTTGGAATATCATGTATCAAACAATTCATTCACTGGAAAAATTTCAGAGTTGATTTGTAACATGAGTTCTCTTCAAGTCCTTGATTTGTCCATTAACAACTTAAGTGGTTCACTTCCTCAATGCTTGCACAACTTCGGTGATTCTCTACTCATATTGGATTTACGGAGGAACACATTCGAAGGAAGTATTCCACAAACTTGGACAAATGGAAGCAAGTTATTGATGATTAACTTCAGCCAAAACAAGTTTCAAGGGTTGTTACCAAGATCTTTGGCCAAGTGTATAATGCTGAAGGCCCTTGATTTCAGTAATAACCAATTCAATGATACCTTTCCCTCATGGTTAGGAAACCTTCCAAATTTAAAGCTTCTCATTTTGCGGTCCAACAAACTCTATGGCCCAATAAGTACTCATAAAGCAAAATATAAGTTTCCCAGCTTGCAAATCTTTGACCTCTCATACAATAGTTTTACAGGAAGTTTGCCAttaaaattctttcaatattccAATTCTTCCAGATTTGATAGTGCAAGCCACTTAACATATATTGAAGTTAATTCATCCTTCATTGTGCAAAACAGTTTTCAAAATTACTTATGGAATCTTCAGTATAGTTATCCAATGATAATGACAAACAAAGGAGTGGTCACAGATTACAAGAAGGTCCAAGAATTTTTCATAGCTCTTGATTTCTCAAGTAATAGATTTGATGGAGATATTCTAGAATCCATcggaaatttaaatttaaaaggcCTTTGTTTGCTCAATCTTTCCAATAACATTCTCATTGGTCACATCCCACAAAGTTTGAAAAACCTTGTAAATCTGGAATCGCTAGACCTTTCTCAAAACAAGCTTTTTGGGGAAATCCCACAACAGTTAACACAACTTACTTTCTTGGAATCCTTCAATGTTTCTCATAATCATCTTGTGGGACCAATACCTCAAGGAAAACAATTTAATACTTTTCCAAGCAATTCATTTGAAGGAAATCCAAGGTTGTGCGGAAGCCCATTAACAAAGAAATGTGAGAGTTCTGAGGTTTCACTACCTTCACCTACAACTCCTGAAGAGAGTAAAGATTTGGGGTCTCCCTTTCAATTTGGTTGGAAAATTGTGTTGATTGGGTATGGATTTGGACTAGTTGTTGGAGTGATTATTGGACAGGTTGTGAGTGCAAGGAATCATGATTGGTTAATAAAAACTTTCGGAATGAGAAAACTAGTGAGGCGATTGATTTAA
- the LOC115974047 gene encoding receptor-like protein 6 has product MASSLYRLKFVYLLSFLSTFHLVATHSFSYLQPLCHGHERSYLLKFKESFVINNKKSISIDPSAYPKVASWTSEGSNSDCFSWDGVECDEFNGHVIGLDLYCIYLHGSINCSSSLFNLVHLQRLNLADNHFKDSQIPSTVSYLSKLTYLNLSNSVFSSQIPLEFSQLSQMSSLDLSFNHLEIKKPSLGHLVENLTRLEKPDLSWVHIPSSLGNRHLNILDLSYNTFKGNIPSSFGKLIQLSSLNLAQNELTGRIPFELANLTQLTALFLYQNFISGQIPFRLMNLTKLSVLHLAGNRLADQIPSSIFNLKNLEFLDLSLNNFTGKVEFDEFGKLKKLTSLHLSDCGVSLIISETSANTTLQKFQTLGFYLCDLSKFPDFLANQDELVWLDLGTNNIHGQVPEWFWNMSKENLEVIDISENFLTSLGQHPILLPWTRLIILDLTFNKLQGSLPIPSFSTLEYLVSKNSFTEKIPELICNKSSPQVLDLSNNNLSGSLPQCLHNFGDSLLILDLRRNAFEGSIPQTWTNGSKLIIINFSQNKFQGWLPRSLASV; this is encoded by the exons ATGGCATCCTCTTTGTATCGTTTGAAATTTGTGTACTTGCTTTCTTTCCTCTCAACGTTTCATCTCGTAGCCACTCACTCGTTTTCCTATCTGCAGCCTCTTTGCCATGGTCACGAAAGGTCTTACTTGTTGAAATTTAAGGAAAGCTTTGTTATCAACAACAAGAAGTCTATTTCCATTGATCCATCAGCTTATCCCAAGGTTGCTTCCTGGACATCAGAAGGAAGCAACAGTGACTGCTTCTCATGGGATGGGGTAGAGTGTGATGAGTTCAATGGCCATGTCATTGGTCTAGACCTCTATTGCATCTATCTCCACGGTTCTATTAACTGTAGCAGCAGTCTTTTCAACCTTGTTCATCTCCAAAGGCTTAATCTTGCTGACAATCATTTTAAGGACTCTCAAATTCCATCCACAGTTTCCTATCTATCCAAACTAACATATCTCAATCTCTCCAATTCTGTGTTTTCTAGTCAAATCCCATTAGAATTTTCACAATTGTCCCAAATGTCATCCCTTGATCTGTCTTTCAACCATTTGGAAATCAAGAAGCCAAGTCTAGGACATCTAGTTGAAAATTTAACCCGCCTAGAAAAGCCTGATTTGAGTTGG GTCCACATTCCATCTTCACTTGGTAACCGCCATCTAAATATTCTGGATCTTTCGTATAACACTTTCAAGGGCAACATTCCATCTTCCTTTGGAAAACTCATCCAACTTTCTTCTCTAAACCTAGCCCAAAATGAACTAACTGGTCGAATCCCTTTTGAACTTGCAAACCTAACCCAGCTGACTGCCCTTTTTCTATATCAAAATTTCATCAGTGGCCAAATCCCTTTTAGACTTATGAACCTCACAAAATTATCTGTCTTGCACCTTGCAGGCAACCGCCTTGCAGACCAGATTCCAAGCTCAATCTTTAACCTTAAGAATCTTGAATTTCTTGATCTTTCCTTGAACAACTTTACTGGCAAAGTGGAGTTTGACGAGTTTGGTAAGCTCAAAAAACTAACTTCCTTGCATCTATCTGATTGTGGAGTATCATTAATTATAAGTGAAACTAGTGCCAATACAACTCTTCAAAAGTTCCAAACTTTAGGATTCTATTTGTGCGACTTGAGCAAGTTTCCCGACTTCCTAGCAAACCAAGATGAACTAGTATGGCTAGACCTAGGCACCAACAACATTCATGGTCAAGTACCGGAATGGTTTTGGAACATGAGTAAAGAAAATTTAGAGGTTATCGACATTTCTGAAAACTTTCTTACAAGCCTCGGTCAACAtccaattcttcttccttggaCCCGTCTAATCATTTTAGACCTCACCTTTAACAAACTCCAAGGATCACTTCCAATTCCATCCTTTTCCACATTGGaatatcttgtatcaaaaaattCGTTCACTGAAAAAATTCCAGAGTTGATTTGTAACAAGAGTTCTCCTCAGGTCCTTGATTTGTCAAATAACAACTTAAGTGGTTCACTTCCTCAATGCTTGCACAACTTTGGTGATTCTCTACTCATATTGGATTTACGAAGGAACGCATTCGAAGGAAGCATCCCACAAACTTGGACAAATGGAagcaaattaataataattaacttCAGCCAAAACAAGTTTCAAGGTTGGTTACCAAGATCTTTGGCCAGTGTATAA
- the LOC115974048 gene encoding putative receptor like protein 25: MDYKKVQEWFTALDFSSNRFVGDIPKSIGNLNLKDLRLLNLSNNFLISHISQSLRNLVNLESLDLSQNKLFGEIPQQLTQLTFLEYFNISHNHLVRPIPQGKQFDTFPSNSFEGNPGLCGSPLRKKCKNFEVSLPSPSAPEESQDLRSPFQFGWKIVLIGYGFGLVVGVTIGHTDSARNQDWLMKTFGMRKLVRGLI, encoded by the coding sequence ATGGATTACAAGAAGGTCCAAGAATGGTTTACAGCCCTTGATTTCTCAAGTAATAGATTTGTCGGAGATATTCCAAAATCCATtggaaatttaaatttaaaagaccTTCGTTTGCTCAATCTTTCCAATAATTTTCTCATTAGCCACATCTCACAAAGTTTAAGAAACCTTGTAAATTTAGAATCACTAGACCTTTCTCAAAACAAGCTCTTTGGGGAAATCCCACAACAGCTAACGCAACTTACTTTCTTGGAATACTTCAATATTTCTCATAATCATCTCGTGAGACCAATACCACAAGGAAAACAATTTGATACTTTTCCAAGCAATTCATTTGAAGGAAATCCAGGATTGTGTGGAAGCCCATTGAGAAAGAAATGTAAGAATTTTGAGGTTTCACTACCTTCACCTTCAGCTCCTGAAGAGAGTCAAGATTTGAGGTCTCCATTTCAGTTTGGTTGGAAAATTGTTTTGATTGGGTATGGATTTGGACTAGTTGTTGGAGTGACTATTGGGCACACTGATAGTGCAAGGAATCAAGATTGGTTAATGAAAACCTTTGGAATGAGAAAACTGGTGAGGGGATTGATTTAA